The sequence below is a genomic window from Candidatus Rokuibacteriota bacterium.
GCTCCTTGGCGATCAGCCGCTGGTACATCTCGACCGTGGCACGGAGCCCCTCGAAGAGGTGGCGCCGGGTGCGCTGGAGGGTCAGGGCTTCGCTCCTGAGCTTGGCCTCTTCCGTCCGCGCCGCCTCCAGCAGCTTCTCCCGCTCCAGCTCCGCGTCCCGCAGCACGAGCTGGGCCTCCCGCTTCGCGGCCTCTTTCATCTCGTCACTGACGCGCTGAGCCGCGATCAGCGCGTCCTGGAGGGTCCGATCGCGCTCCTCGAACCCCCGCATCCGCTCCTCCAGCGTCGCCAGCTGCTCCTTGAGGAGCGCGTTCTCCTTCGTGATCTGTTCGTAGTCCTCGGCCACGTCCTCCAGGAACGCGTCCACCTCGTGGACATCGTAGCCCCGGAACATGCGGACCGAGAACTGCTGCTGGCGGATGT
It includes:
- a CDS encoding DivIVA domain-containing protein: MRITPVDIRQQQFSVRMFRGYDVHEVDAFLEDVAEDYEQITKENALLKEQLATLEERMRGFEERDRTLQDALIAAQRVSDEMKEAAKREAQLVLRDAELEREKLLEAARTEEAKLRSEALTLQRTRRHLFEGLRATVEMYQRLIAKELADEGPAAG